In Dehalococcoidales bacterium, a genomic segment contains:
- a CDS encoding Maf family protein codes for MDNERRIILASSSPRRKELLENIGLRFEVDGSGFNEEICREPDSHKLAIELSLRKVTAIAEKYQDAVIIGADTFGVLDGQIIGKPKSPAEARTMLARLSGRHHFVITGFTVTDTATAKTLSAAVETKVYIKKLTSAEIDAYAKTGEPLDKAGAYAIQGLGALIVEKIEGDYFNVVGLPIYALANTLREFGIRLF; via the coding sequence ATGGATAACGAAAGAAGAATAATATTGGCCTCATCATCCCCTCGCAGGAAAGAGCTTTTGGAAAATATCGGGCTGCGCTTTGAGGTTGACGGCAGTGGTTTTAATGAGGAAATATGCCGGGAGCCCGATTCGCATAAATTGGCGATAGAATTGTCGCTGCGCAAAGTTACGGCGATTGCCGAAAAATACCAGGATGCCGTTATTATCGGGGCGGACACCTTTGGGGTTCTTGACGGGCAGATAATCGGCAAGCCTAAAAGCCCTGCGGAAGCGCGCACTATGCTTGCGCGGCTAAGCGGCAGGCATCATTTTGTAATTACGGGGTTTACCGTTACGGATACCGCAACCGCTAAAACATTATCCGCTGCGGTTGAAACTAAGGTTTATATTAAAAAACTGACATCCGCGGAAATTGATGCTTACGCAAAGACGGGAGAACCGCTTGATAAGGCCGGGGCATACGCAATTCAAGGGTTGGGTGCGTTAATTGTCGAAAAAATCGAGGGCGATTATTTTAATGTCGTCGGGCTGCCGATTTATGCACTGGCTAATACCCTGCGTGAATTCGGGATTCGTCTGTTTTGA
- a CDS encoding ABC-F family ATP-binding cassette domain-containing protein yields MFAGLTLSVGESDRVAVLGPNGSGKTTLFEIISGNVTPDEGLITRKKGTTIGYLRQEVEPFSDKLLLDEVAVACEKTKAIQERIDTIVSKLEQLLADDEKMSLLAELGELQHRFEILGENDVEYRAKAILCGLGFSENDFGRPLKEFSGGWLMRASLAKLLAVNPDLLLLDEPTNHLDLESCIWFENYLLRYDGAVLLTSHDRLFLNKVTNKILAIENGKPVCFNGNYNGYIEMRDKEAQKLEAAAERQEKKIAKQMEFVDRFRYKATKARQVQSRLKLLAKTELIEVPRITKRVNFNFAETEPSGREVINLKNLHKAYGEKVIYAGMNLTIERGDKVALVGPNGAGKTTLLKILAGVLPFEKGERVLGHKTETTYYAQHQLELLNPANDLLSELRRVSPEATDRELRSLLGAFLFSGDDAFKTVSVLSGGEKARLAIAKMLLKPANFILMDEPTNHLDIASREVLTDALEEYDGTLCFITHDRLLINQVANKIIEVRNGVLSFYLGDYDYYTEKKKENEVPGENSPVCKPKPVFSDAKQRKNKEATLRNDYFRKSKPLKAEIEKVENEIAQLEAEKNKIESLYADQTSYNDGAAMVEATSRHQQVLARIKALEARWEGLSLQDETMKQELAEAIRALQ; encoded by the coding sequence TTGTTTGCGGGTTTGACGCTTAGTGTTGGCGAAAGCGACCGTGTTGCCGTCCTTGGCCCTAACGGTTCGGGCAAAACAACCCTTTTTGAAATTATATCCGGTAATGTGACCCCCGATGAAGGTTTAATCACTCGCAAAAAAGGAACCACAATCGGTTATTTGCGGCAGGAAGTGGAGCCTTTTTCCGACAAGCTTTTATTGGATGAAGTCGCCGTTGCCTGTGAAAAAACAAAGGCAATTCAAGAGCGGATTGATACAATAGTTTCTAAGCTGGAGCAGCTCCTTGCAGACGATGAAAAAATGTCCTTGCTGGCGGAATTGGGGGAATTGCAGCACCGTTTTGAGATTCTGGGCGAGAACGATGTTGAATACCGTGCCAAGGCCATCCTCTGCGGGCTCGGTTTTTCCGAAAATGATTTTGGGCGGCCTTTAAAAGAATTTAGCGGCGGTTGGTTAATGCGCGCTTCGCTGGCAAAATTGTTGGCGGTCAACCCGGATCTCCTCCTTTTGGACGAACCCACCAATCATCTTGATTTGGAGTCGTGCATCTGGTTTGAAAATTATCTTTTACGCTACGACGGCGCGGTTCTTTTAACATCACACGACCGGCTTTTTTTGAATAAGGTTACCAATAAGATTTTGGCGATTGAAAACGGCAAGCCAGTTTGCTTTAACGGAAACTATAACGGCTATATTGAAATGCGTGACAAAGAGGCTCAAAAACTGGAAGCCGCCGCCGAAAGACAGGAAAAGAAAATCGCTAAGCAAATGGAGTTTGTTGATCGTTTTCGCTATAAAGCTACCAAAGCCAGGCAAGTACAAAGCCGTCTAAAGCTGCTGGCTAAAACGGAACTGATTGAAGTCCCCCGCATAACCAAAAGAGTAAACTTTAATTTCGCCGAAACCGAGCCGAGCGGGCGGGAAGTGATTAACTTAAAAAACTTGCATAAAGCGTACGGTGAAAAGGTAATTTACGCAGGGATGAATCTAACAATCGAACGCGGGGATAAAGTGGCTTTGGTTGGCCCCAACGGTGCCGGTAAGACAACCCTTTTAAAAATTCTTGCCGGGGTGCTGCCATTTGAAAAGGGCGAACGGGTTTTGGGGCATAAAACGGAAACAACTTATTATGCGCAACACCAGTTGGAGCTTTTAAATCCGGCAAATGATTTATTATCCGAACTGCGCAGGGTTTCACCCGAGGCAACCGACCGGGAGCTGCGTTCGCTTTTGGGGGCCTTTCTTTTTAGCGGTGATGACGCATTCAAAACGGTATCTGTCCTTTCCGGCGGTGAAAAAGCGCGTCTTGCAATTGCAAAAATGCTTTTAAAGCCGGCCAATTTTATCTTAATGGACGAGCCGACCAACCATCTTGATATTGCTTCGCGCGAGGTTCTTACGGATGCGCTCGAAGAATACGACGGGACACTATGTTTTATTACACATGACCGCCTGCTGATTAATCAGGTTGCCAATAAGATTATCGAAGTCAGAAACGGTGTACTTTCGTTTTATTTGGGAGATTACGATTACTATACCGAGAAAAAGAAAGAAAATGAGGTACCGGGCGAGAATTCTCCGGTTTGTAAGCCCAAGCCTGTGTTTAGTGACGCAAAGCAGCGTAAAAATAAAGAAGCAACGCTTCGCAACGATTATTTTCGTAAATCCAAGCCTTTAAAAGCCGAAATTGAAAAGGTTGAAAACGAAATAGCGCAATTAGAGGCTGAAAAAAACAAGATTGAATCCCTTTATGCCGACCAGACAAGCTACAATGACGGTGCGGCGATGGTAGAGGCTACTTCCAGACATCAACAGGTTCTGGCGCGCATTAAGGCGTTGGAAGCGCGCTGGGAGGGGTTAAGCCTCCAGGACGAAACCATGAAACAGGAGTTGGCGGAGGCGATTCGTGCTCTGCAGTAA